A section of the Trichomycterus rosablanca isolate fTriRos1 chromosome 6, fTriRos1.hap1, whole genome shotgun sequence genome encodes:
- the sdc4 gene encoding syndecan-4, whose protein sequence is MLKAYLALVLLAAAAFAESVRETETWMPIKPGRSHDDLVSSGDFGFPDEVSPTPYDEEDDDDDDDDDVDYDKEDYDYFSGSGDEDVLFDKDLKEMAEPEEFDNSIPDIIPSAKPLPTEDSNDIIAVRNNEIAYDPSVSQSHTGEHNIFKKTEVLAAVIAGGAVGLLFAVLLILLLVYRMKKKDEGSYDLGKKPIYKKAPTAEIYA, encoded by the exons ATGCTAAAAGCTTACCTCGCTTTGGTTTTACTGGCTGCTGCTGCCTTTGCCGAATCG GTACGAGAGACAGAAACGTGGATGCCAATAAAGCCTGGGCGTTCACATGACGACCTTGTTTCCTCTGGCGATTTTGGATTTCCAGACGAAGTTAGCCCTACACCTTATGATGAGGAGGACGATgacgacgatgatgatgatgatgttgatTACGACAAAGAAGACTATGATTACTTTTCAGGATCTGGTGATGAAGATGTACTTTTCGATAAAGACCTAAAAGAGATGGCCGAG CCTGAAGAGTTTGATAACAGCATCCCAGACATCATACCATCAGCTAAGCCTCTGCCAACAGAAGATTCTAATGACATCATAGCAGTGAGGAATAATGAGATTGCTTACGATCCCAGTGTCTCTCAGTCACACACAGGAGAACATAACATCTTTAAAAAGACAGAAGTTCTAGCAG CTGTTATTGCTGGTGGTGCTGTTGGGTTGCTGTTTGCTGTGCTGCTCATCCTCCTCCTTGTCTACCGAATGAAGAAAAAAGATGAAGGCAGCTATGACTTGGGCAAGAAACCTATATACAAAAAGGCTCCCACTGCCGAGATCTACGCATGA